The Naumovozyma dairenensis CBS 421 chromosome 1, complete genome genomic interval ATCAACAGTCTTACACTTACTtgtcaaaaaatataaattagAGATATTCATATCTCAAAAACGCATTAATTACTTCATTTGTTGTCTATCTCTGTGTATTGCCTTAGATCTTGCTAATAACACTATCTcgtaaaatattttgagtTCTCGAATACTTGGTATCAGATCATTGAAGTTAATGAATTCTTCTCCAGGTAAAACGGACTCTAgttgtttattttctacGTTATGTTTTGCTGTATGAAAATAGGAATTGGtttgataaaaaatatgtattaatataaaataaaaaataaacaaaaaaaatggagAAACAAAAGGAATATTTATACCTTGGCAAATAACGAAATAGTTTATGGGCTATTCTAGTTAGGATTAAGTTTTATTTTCGTAAAGAAATATGGGTATTNNNNNNNNNNNNNNNNNNNNaatatatatatatatatataagacTATATTCCATGATATAGATAATTAAAATATGTATCGGATAATAGATTACAATAGGTTGTGAAATCTTATCGTTGAAGTGAATAGAATAATAGTGGGGGGTATCgtattttttggaaaaatggATAGataagaaggaaaagagattaatttgaaaatgatgccacagaaaatgaagagaaaaaaagaaactgaaaaaatgGGGAAATCAATGACATTTGGGgtgaagaattgaaaaaataatatcaaagTGCTAGTATcgataatgataaagacTGATTAATCAAtcattcatcttcttcccTTGGATCACCAATACCATCTTCATAAATGGCAAATATACCTTCTGCTTCTGGTAAACATGGTGAATCTACAACTCTACATATTCTTTGACAACCTCTACCTTTCTTAAATGCAAGTCTAGTTGTTGAAGAATGAGCCATAATGTTACCACCAATAGGTTTCTTTGGATCAGGATTGAAACTCATACCACCATCAACTTGAGCAACAACTTGATTGGTAACAACCACTGCAACACCAAATTGATCAGCCAACCTTTGTAAAGCACGCATAAATTTAGCTAAATGCATTTGTCTTGCACTCAATTCACCACGACCTGAAAAATCAGTTCTATATAAAGCCATCACAGAATCAAcaataattaatgaaaatctAGATTCACTCATCATTTGTGATGCTgcatctaataatttaagTTGGTGATCTGCATTGTAAGCTCTTGCATAGGCAACATTATTTAGCGCATCATCAGGATCAAGCCCAAACCTTTGAGCAATGGAAACCAATCTAACAGGTCTAAACGTACCCTCAGtatcaatatataaacattTACCTTCTCCTCCACCAATATCTAAAGGAATTTGACACGTTACAGCTAAAGTATGACATAATTGAGATTTACCAGTTCTAAATTCACCGAACAATTCAGTGATTGACCCAGTTTCAACACCACCACCAAGTAAAGTGTCAAGATTCTTAGATCCTGTAGTCAAACAAATCATTTCAGATCTTCTCATATGGAAATCTGCAGCTGTGACAAACCCCAAGGGAACTAATCTAGCGgcttcatttaataatttatcagCTTTTGCTTCTGATATACCTTTAATTTCTAAAAGTGCCTTTCTTGGCGCATAAGCGACTGCTTCCACTGTATGAAGACCATTTTC includes:
- the RAD51 gene encoding recombinase RAD51 (similar to Saccharomyces cerevisiae RAD51 (YER095W); ancestral locus Anc_7.385); this translates as MSQVAQSQLTQEQPHMSLMSTAPADPSQASLANLNITQEEPPSQQQQANDQEVSNEEELQEQGDVEDDMALASFVPIEKLQVNGLTTSDIKKLRENGLHTVEAVAYAPRKALLEIKGISEAKADKLLNEAARLVPLGFVTAADFHMRRSEMICLTTGSKNLDTLLGGGVETGSITELFGEFRTGKSQLCHTLAVTCQIPLDIGGGEGKCLYIDTEGTFRPVRLVSIAQRFGLDPDDALNNVAYARAYNADHQLKLLDAASQMMSESRFSLIIVDSVMALYRTDFSGRGELSARQMHLAKFMRALQRLADQFGVAVVVTNQVVAQVDGGMSFNPDPKKPIGGNIMAHSSTTRLAFKKGRGCQRICRVVDSPCLPEAEGIFAIYEDGIGDPREEDE